The sequence below is a genomic window from Euwallacea similis isolate ESF13 chromosome 1, ESF131.1, whole genome shotgun sequence.
TAGGTTTGATTAGAAGTTAAAACTATGGTGAGCACGCAAGCGTCAGCAAAAATTCCCTTCGCCGATTATTGGCACGTTTTTACCTTATTAAGGCAGGATCGACGTCAACCCAACAGTTTGGCAAATTCGACATATAAGTACAATAGTTCGGATGCAAACGCAAGGCGTGATTTAAGGGAGACAGCcccattaaagaaattttagctTCCAAGCCTCACAACTTACTAAAACCGCTTTTACCTCACTCGAAAGCCTACAGTTCCCTGTGCAAAGGTTGTTATTTTCATGATGATTGAGCAACTCTGAGGGCTCTGACAACGTTGAGTTGTAGAGTGAAACTAAGACTTCAAAAAGTTCCAAAGgcgacatttaaaaaattctaggTTCCAAACTCACACTCACTACTAAAACTGCTCATGCCTCGCTTGAAAGTTCAAAATCTCTTCTATAAGCCTCCAAATTTTTGTTAAGCCCAAGAGACTTGGCGGGTTTTGATAGGGCTGAGTTGTAAAGCGCAACTAAGGCTTCAAAGCACGGCTCAAAGCtgtacttaaaaaattctatcgcCCACACCTTACAACTCACTAAAACTGCTTATGCTTCACTCGAAAGCTCATAGTCTTCTCtataaattctcaaattttcattaaggTCGAGTGACTTGAAGGCCCCTGGCAGAGCCGAGTGGCAGagtgcaaataaaaattttaaaaattcaatcgTCATTACCTCAGCTCTGTCGTCTCGTTTAAGAAGCGGTGCGATTAAtctacttatttattaaatacccATATTTCGCACCACAACCAATCAcatgcaaaaaaacaaaaacgatCACTAACCAAACTTACTTCCTAGCGCAGCTGGATCAGCTGCGAGAGCGGCCATGCTGAAATTGAAGCTACCAGCAGCGGTTGCAAACAATTTACTTTCCGCAGGCGTTAAATAAGGTCCAATGGGACTGTCATGGTCATCATGGTCGCCTCCGGAACTGCCTCCGGAATGGGGGCCGTGCGTTAGGTTATTGGGACCATTTTCATTTGGGGTGCCCTCTCCAGAATCGTTACTAGGGAGAGAGTTGATACGAGAGTTAGGTAGATCATTCTATGGAccatttgaattaaatatttatctagGAGAAGTACACTACGAACGTGTTAAATTTGTCTTTCAGGGCATACTCAAGTGAATCAGATTGCTTTTAAGATGGAGGATAGGTTTTTTTAGACAATTTTGCCCTTATGATTTCTTTATTGTTCCTTACCTGTTTTCATCTGGTTGATTTGTACTGCACATCAACTCCATGGGCTCATTTTTCACGTTATTCTCGTTGCTGTCGCTATGACACCTTGAAAGGGGGTGCGTTGGTGATGGGGAACAGGGCGAGTTTTCCCGGTCCGTACTGCTTATGCCATTTCCTGTAATGGACAAAGCGGTTTTTGAGGCGCTAGTCAATATCATGTTTAGAGCAAAAAGCATGAATAATCCgtataaaatagcaaaaacttaaaaatttaagatactATCAgatttatacataaatatcttGACTTTATGGCGAAGGCTATTTGCCGCAAATACGCCATTGTAGGGTTTCCCCTAGCGACTCGCTAGCGCCACCTGTTTTGTAGTTTCGTATTTGTGATAAAAATTCATTCCCCTTTAATGGTTATCCGCCCTTTAATTTCTTCCAACTCACCTTCTATGACATCAGACTTATGTAGGGACGAATTAATGTTCAGATTCAAAGCGTTATTTTTCATCCCACTGGGAGAAAAATCCGCAGGCTGAGTCTGAGGCGGATTATGCGACAAGTTCAATTCGTTGTTGTTGTTATTCCCTATTATATGCTCCGCCCTTGCCCTTTTATGGTCATTCTCAGGATCCGAAGAAATTCTTCTGAAAAGAACTCATCATTTAACACCTCACGTACCACCCAAAAATAACACGTACCTATCAAACCGCTCTCTCCTATATTGAATAGCAGCCCTTCGCAACAGTTGATGAGTAACAGAAGTGGCCCCATGAGGGGGTGATGACGGGGAGGTAAACAAGGCATCCTCCACCAATTTATCCGTATAGCTCCCTTGATGGTTGGGTATAGGAGGTGTAGGAGGTGCTGAGTGCGGTTGCTGATGTTGCTGAGATCTGATCAGACTTTGTACTTGAGCCAGCTGCAACGACGCAATATTACAAACGATCCGAAGACTGAGAAATAAGCTCGTACCTGTTCCCTTCCGTCTCCATGCTGTTGCGTCAATCCGCTAACTCTGAGCACTTCAGCGGTCTTGAGGAAGGAAGAGAGAGATCGTTGGTGGACGTTGACTTCACCATGGTAGATGAACTCTACCAAGGCATGGAGGTCCGTCCAGGCGACGTCTTGGAGGACTATCACAGGGTGCTTACAAGGAGTAGACTGGAAGGACAGGTGtgtgtaataaattttcattattttaagttaGATTAGTGGGGAGGTTTTATTACTAGTTTACTGatttgaaataacaaattttaattgaattgctCGCCTGTAGATTGGGTCATTAAAGATGCAGCAATCAATCGTAAAAATTGTCGATTGTAAGGGGCCAGATGCAGTTAAAGCTGATTGATTTTGAGataataaatagaattttgttaattaaacgAAGACGTAGCTTAGTAGGTTCCAgagttattgattttttaggtttaagcGTAATTTTTTGTCGATTGGTTGGagcgaaaaaaattcaaattatctcTCATTTTCACGGAGAAACTCGTTTACAAAGTCCGAAAAATCACGATGATTTTGTGGATACCTCAAAGCATCTAGGGTTTTCTATCGAGTGCgcaagttttgaaattaattttatttagctCTTTAATGGACCTTCCCAGTCAGcacaaaaaactgtaaatcGTTTTGCACTACCTCCGACCGTTTTGCAATTATAAATccataaaatgtaaaaaaattgaataaaccTCATTATCTCAGAAACTGTTGAATATTGATGGatttcacttaaaaaagtgtaatttttatgTGTCAATCACATTTGAATCACATATTTAGAAGTATCTTTAATTCATGCCCCGGACACATTCTTATTCttacaatttttctattatttgaGCTTTTcgttaatttctaatttagcACAGACACCTTGCATGTCTGAACTGTTGATTCGactatattattaatttgtatgaatatttttacccTTGCAGAGTGTCCCAACAATGTGCCAAAGGACCTCTTTTAGCGTTAGAGTTAGAGCGAAATGTTAAATACAAGAAATAAAGCAAGAGGTGATgcttaaaagagaaaaaaaaagggtTTAAAGAAACATAACTTAAGAATATATGACTTTTTTAAGACGCcctgtagatttttttataactttaacaCATGTGCAGCACTTGTTTTTAGGACTCTCGTACGTCtcgtatttaattttttggctCTCTTGCATTGTCTAACGTTGTTGGGACAACCTGTCGACTTGGCGAAATTTGAAGGATCATGTCTAACGGCCCTTACACATGAAACTTGCTAACTTTTTACTTATATGACAGGTGTCAGGTCACCTATATGACAGGTGGCACATATGTCAGGACACCTACTATATATGCCAAAACTTCACCTATTACTTTTACCGGAACGtcaaaaatttctggaaattttcCAGGTTGACATGACAAGGAAACCAAAGCCCAGCCTCTGATCGACCAGAGAAAGTAGGAAAGACATCTTTAAATAAGTTagttagcaaaaaaatagaaaatgcaGTATTGAGTCTAAATTAGTATAGACTTAATCACGCCTTATCACGCGTAATTTGTTAGCTTGGGCTGGTCTTAAGTACCCTGTACGAGACATGTCAGCCCCGATTTCACAGCGATACTCTAATAAATTCCTGCTTTAAGAGTAGCATTTTCCCTTACCTTAAGTAATTCCCGAAAATAGGGGCTGCACGCAGAAAGAACCACCCGATGGGCCTTCAAGCTTTTCCCGTCGCAGGCCAGCGTGACGTCAACGAAATCTTCATCATCCCGCAAGTTCTCAAAGGCGGAAGTGATGCTGCTCTGATAGTTGTTCCACCGCAGGCAGAAGTGTTGAGTGTCGACCATGGTCAATTGTGCTCAGCTGCAACGAAAGCAAGACCATAAAGCGCCGCCACTGGCATAGCAGGCTGCGTATAGCAGCAATAGTCTACGACGGCGATTCGCAAACATATTGGGCTTTGACCTTCAGACTACTAAATAAACTAAAGACTAAAGACTAACTATTTGGGTTGCGATGTTTATATGAAGAGAAATACTCGAAAGAGGATTACTACAGTGATTCACTTTAGTTTGAAGACTACGGACGCAAAAATCTAGCAGTCCCATGGGTTTCTTTGGGACGTCCGCATATGTGGCACCATCTAGTGGCTCGATTAAAAATAGATAGGAGCTTTTGAAACAAAGTTAACTTGTAACTCGCTAGATGGTGCTGGTGATAATGGCCTACTGCTCTTCGTAAATTTTTCACGGCAATCTAGTCGAATTCGCTTAATTTATTACCAGAAATCTTAGTCACGTATCTGAATCAAAAGGCTGGAAACCGCAAAGTTCTAATTTATATCTAACATTCATTGTGCCTTTAGTAGGAATTGTGACGAATGGAATAATCCATTCTTGGTAGGCATTTTTGGCATGTTGCTAATAAGTATGCAAGATGGCCCCTATCGGCGATGTTTCAGCTATTGTTCTAGacaacaattaaattagatCATTTTAGgcacatatatattttatcgCTGATTCGTACTTGGAAGTGGAAATGGGTAACAAATGGATGGATGATATGAATAGTAAATCAAACATCACTTCTGGTGgctagaaaaatattcaaaaaattttccgGAAATCTGAAGATTCTAGGATAAATCCGGCAACAACACTGCAGCTGTCAATATAGCACATAGTGGTGTCAGATTTGGGACGACAGGGGAAGCTAACAACATGTGTTTTTCTGTCATTAATCATCATCGACATGAGCCTGCCTAAACCAGTAAACACAATGACAATTTTCTACAATATCGACGTCACAACTTCATTGAATCACGCAGTTAATTCTACGCGATTTCCATTTATTGGTGAAACGCAAAATGAACACCTTcacattggaaaaattttaagcgaGCCTTTTCAAGATCTaaagaattaaacaaaaatctgGCAGCAACGTTACAGTTGTCAATATGGCATTTGACGTAAGTCACATATCGTTAACATTAGACTCAGGGGGATAGATGGAACTACTAATCCGCATTTTTCTACAAGCAATTCTAAAGGCGATTTCCAACGTTtctttatgatattttttatattctcttAATTCTCGACAATTTTCGGCAATCTGCGTACGAAGAACTGCgagaaaaataatacatacaCACGCAAAATTTTCCTTCCACCCTCCTCGACCACCCTATCTCAGCCTCCCCCTCAAAACTAGATGCGTTCCACATTTCACCCTCTCTGTGCCTTCGGGTTTCGCgatcattaaaaaagttcattataaaaaatttgattggaCGACGGCAGCGCGGCGGCGGTGGTGGGGAGAGACGCGAGCCTTTGGGGGTGGCGGGTTTGACGGGGGAGAGGGGGATGTCGAATTAGGGGGAAATAGAAGAACACGGAAAATAGAGCGGGGAAAAAAATTCCGGACGCAATGTACGCGCGGCCTAGAATGAAAGGAAAAGGAACCGGCGCGATGGAGAGGGGTTATTCGCcgggaaaatgaaaaagtatgGGCCTAAATGGGGATGAAGGGATGAACTTGTTTAGGGGGTTATTTAAGGCCATGCATGCAACGCAAGAGGTTTCAGAGAGGCACCATCTAGGGACGccatataaaaatgttcatgtGGATACGTGATGACTGCTGGGTTGAGGAATTCAATACCGAACACTCTGTATCCGGTAATTCAATACCAATGCGGGGTACCATACGGggttccttaaaaataatctcaTTGAAATTTGCTTAggaagcaaataaaaaataatctggaTGTCGGGATTGAATCAGGTTGCTCAGAGTATGTACAGGGGGTTTTTATAAAATCCGCGCGTTTTAGAACAtgattttccaatttacattttaataagagttaagttaagttagCCCAGGtcgattcgttttttttctgttcCTTCGATGTTTAATGCGTTTTTTCCTTGTGTTCAAATCAAGCTCGTCTATGCcactgttttttaattaacaaaaaagcgttttttttttggcaaaattcaTTGGCGTAGAAAGTCTATTTCGGTCGAtatgatttttcgaaattttcgagGGCCTATTTTAGGTAATACGAACTTCAAAAAATCCTCTCTCGTAATCCTTTTACAGGTATAATTTCTGTCATTATCAAAAGTATAATAACGTCGTCTACGCTACTGTTCCTGACCAAATTACgtcacaatttttcaaaatggccgcTGTAGTAGTCAATATGCGATTAACACAGATAGTTCAACTACGAGATTAAGCACCTGTTTTTAAGTCATCGCCTGCATCTGTTGGAGCATGGCGTGCTCTTCTTTTTTACCTGGAACGGAGACCACGTCGCACAGAATTAGCTCTAAATTAAATGATACGGCCCGTGGAAAGGTCAAAGTTAGACCTAACAGCACAGGAGGCGACACTTGCCTGTCGTTTTTACATCTAATTCATTAGCCGACCGCACAGGGGGCGACACCCGTATGACGCATTTGTATCTCGCTCATATTTGAATAATCTGAAGTGTCTTATATCAGTCGGAGTGTTTTGCCTCATAATTCCAGAGATTCCTGGTAATCGAGAGGTTCTTAAAGCTCTCGAGGACTAGATGAATAGTGCAGAAAATTCCGAAAGACTTTTCAAAACCagcaaaaaattgattttgaaaatgaattttggtcaaaattttctttcttgttGAAATCGTTGGCTAATGCCCTCATTAATGTGCGATTTTTCTGTCCGACACGATGGTCAACATTTcctttaaattgaaaagtgaATCGATATTGCCCATTTTTTCACGATTCAAACAGATTTTTAGCGTTTTTCTGGCCGTTTTCAGAGATTTTATGCGTTTTTATGGAGCATTCCGTGGATTTTCCACCTCACTTTGTCAACCACCTGCTTCTGCTACACGCAACCAGAACAAAATCCCAATGCAGAATCAGTAAAGAACCTACTGGCGGCCACGTATCTGAAGACAAAACTTTTACGTTTTATAAATTCGAGAAGCGAATATCGCGTTTTGCAGGAGAATCGCCCACAACTTAGACGATCGGTCAGGGCCAAAGACATTCGTCGCCAAATGGAGCAAAACCCAGATCGGGCAGGAAACCCACTGCCTCATTGAAACTGCAACGACCTCCGGGTCCGCTGTTGCCTGCCGAAATCGCTGCTGCATTCGGCAGGACGTGGCCATAACCCTGCTGCCTGCTGCTGACGAACATAACAACTCTGTCTAGTCGAGTGTCTACGTCTACGGCCTAGTCTAGCCGGCCAGCAGGGACTAATTACTTGAATATACACAAAGATAAACAAATATGATTTCCGCGAATAACAGCCAACAGCGACATGGCTTTTATCGTTCACTTTTTCAGGagtttttctaagaaaattgCTGTAAAAATCGGCGCTAAATTGAGGTTCTCTACATTtgcaaaaaaggaaaaatgcttTAGAGCTACTAGTTGCCGGGGTCGAATCGTCATTTCCTGCGGGTACTGCTCCGCAGCTCCCTCCAACTGTTCCCGAGATATTAACTACCATAACCTAAATGCGGTCATGTGGCACCGTTTTCAATGGACGACGTTCGTCGTTCAGTTCGCCGGATTAAAGTGCGAATGTGCTGAAATCTCCTTTATAAGAAAAGGacgtttttttacttaatacCAGGCGtccaaaaatgattaaattgcGCATTAAAAGAAACACGAAAAAAGCTCTTTTTTAGTGCACGCCAGAGAATAACAACTAATCACTGCATGTAATGTCATGTTCCATGTGATGGATCCATGTAGTCTCATGTAAATTCATGTTCCAGCAATCACATCATGGGCGTAGCGAAAGGGGCCCGAAACGTCGAGCCGAAAGGATCGTTTATTCAAAGTAGCAAAACTTCGTTGAGTTTCTAAGGCACGAAGTGCGCCACTGATACAGAGCGACGCCTATTGACACtgcataattattaattatataagaaaaaatcaggGTCGCACTAGAAAAGGCCGAAAAGGTCAAGGAAAAAGCTCTTCACTTATCAGATCTCAAAATTGTGAAAGTTCGTGGAGACTCTGATATCCGTGAATATTGAAACCTCATacaaaactaataatttaacatatGAGAAATCAGAGTCGCTCCGGGAGGGGTGAAGACACCAAGGACATTGCCGTGGTTTGTCACTCAAAATTCATAGGAGCTTCGAAGCGCGTATGGCACGCCACTGTTTGTCACGGACAGTGATAGCTCATAAATTGTAATTTGGCAGCATTGCTATGGAAAAATCAGGGCCGTACCGAGAACGGAATAAGAAATCAATAAAGTTGGGTATTTTCTTGACGAAACACTCGATTTTATCTCtccaaatgtgaaaaatttaaggaTTGTCTAAGACATCAAGGAGGCGCACCAATGGTTTTTGGTGACATTGaaagataataatttagaattttataaattgactTCGAGAAATCACGGGCGTAGCTGTacggaattttaaaaatgcaaaaaaaattacaatttattactattaatttgCGGAAGTGGGAGAAACCGAACACCGACAATGGGTTTCATAGGTGGTATTCAAACTGAAACGCCAATGGCGCGTTGTATTGAGAGCTGCAAGGGCTTTCTGTGGGCAATTAAAACTGGggtaaaaagaaaacaattttcaagtaGGAAACGGCAATAAAGAATCAATAGAATATTGCTGGATCTCAAAAGGCTGTGATACGCCAATGACTTGGTGTTGtaaaactttcttaaaatttgaaaacttagtTAGTAACAGTAAAATCAGAGGCGTACTGGGCTCAACTATGGGATGAGGAACAAGGCGAAATGAGcaaaattggaagaaaaaagctgTAAAAATTGCTGGGTTGAAGAAAAATAACGTGATACGGCATATAAAACGTGCATTTTAATCCCATAAAAGCAGATGTGAACCGAACACAATTTCTAAATAAGGTGTTGCAATCGAAAAGCAATgcgaaaaaattagaaatatctaaaaaaattatgatacgCTAATGACTTAGAAGACCCTATATATTAAGTGCTCTAAATTTTTGCtgtaaattaaacattaattttaatcgaaaaaaaaacaggggTGTAGAAAacatagtttttaaataagatcCAGCAACAACAAAAAGacattaatggaaaatataaatatagaaaattgcttcatttttaaaaGACTGTGACAAGTCAACGATTTAATGCGTACTAAGCGCTGCGAACGTTCTTTAGACCtgcattcaattaaaaaaaattgccttaaaTACAGGAATTTGAGATAACAATCAGAACCAAAAAAGAATGAACGATACGCCAATGATGTGGGTAGTTACTGCAAATACGTCTGCCACAATCATTAGAGccaaattaagaaaaactaGAGATGTTTTTACAGCAGTTGCTACAAAACCCTAAGACTTAGGTCTGGAAACATAGGAGGCCAGTCATCACCATTTGGTTTTTCCTATGATAATAGTTGTATGGCGATTGTCTaggaaaaacctatttttagATAGTAAACATGGTTATTGGTTTGTTTATTCTGCAACTGATAAACGGGgaatttttgatgattttgctCGTTACCTGTTATGCAAAAATGCGAAAAGTCATTTATGCCAAAAAGCATTGGTCGTAGGGTCCATGCTCGCAATGCAGTTCACTTTTCTCTCGTTTGACGTGTACGCGCACAAACTGTCACTGACAAAAGCCCGCgctttgaattcaaaaattggtcggcgcaaaaaaaaactgaacgaaaatgtaaaagaaaatcgaGCATCGGCGCGACCAACTACCGCAGGTGACCGGTGGTGACAAATGACAAACGCGACTAACTACTAACTATTCGCAAACATCGAAAAGTGAAGTTGGCCCGGCGAGCGACAGCGTgcgaatattaaaatttgggaGCGCGCAAAAAATATCGGAGAGAGTTATTCTTTATTGGGACATAGTCATGAGACATCTGCTGTAATAAGCCGGCACTAAAAAATAGTGCGTGCAGCAGGAAAAAGGGGGGAGCCCACCCCGCCTCGCGCGAATGAAAATGCGCAGAATATAACGAGTACAGACccgcaattaaaaatatcaaaataaaaaatcgaagtcGGTCGGTGGTGGCGCaaaaccgatttttttaaaagtaaaagcGGTCCCGGCACATTTTTGCGGGATGGGCCCGTTCACGATGTTTGTTTCCTGGTGGTGCAGACTTTCGCTATTTGCCCTGCCGGCCTCCCCTCTGGCCCTCCCGCACCCCCGACGCCGACGTTTTTATGGCAACCTGCTAGCGCTCTTAGTTTCTTCCTCTGATTAGGAAAATATGAAACTGACAGTGGCGGGCGAGAATCCGCCGCATTTATTACTCCATTTTTCACTCACTGATAACGCTCGATTGCGGTTTATTGAACTCTGGAAATAATTAGATTAACGAATTTCGCGCATTTATCTAAACTTATAGATATTAACGTTTTTTACTATTCATCACTGTCGCAAAAAACCACACATTAACTCGTATCAAGCAAAAAATCCTGAACCGAGCAGGTTCTCGAGAGCGAAAAATTTCCCgggaatgacgtcaaaatgacgcAACACAATGGTCCTGTAATCTGCAATTATCACAACGatacgtcattttgacgtcactCACACACTTACTCCCCAAGCGTGACAGATAGTCCTAGATACGTATCCTGCTCGAAGgcgtaaattttataaatcatTTCTCCAGTTTTCTGCCTTACATAATaagatatacagggcgtctcCTAAAGACTCAGTGGTTTTAAACTTCTCCAAAATTTGCAATTGGAAATGGTGGCCTTAATAATTTATACCGAGTGGGTGTGAAAAGTAGTTCatctttcgattttttttcattttctagcTCATTTGATGGGACAAATCACAGATTGTCCtgaaaaaaatggattttagaggattttataggaatttcaGATTAATCGGCAATTACGTGAATAAATGAATTTCAACTGAGACAGCTTTTAAGAACAATAGATAGCccaaaatttattagaaatataGCTGcgatttaaatacaaaagccGAAAGATGGAGAGGAACaaactggaaatatttttttctaacaatgaattattgatttttattgaattataatttttcaaacatacaGGATTGCTCAGAAATGTGAAACAGGTAGCGACCTTTCTATTTTAAATCGGACCCCCTGTATATTGTTTATGGTTTATGTCGTTTTTAATGTCCCGACAAAGATAAGACATGAGAGAGCCACCGTACATCGGAAATTAATAGCGCCCTTAATTACTTTTGGATGCGATTAACAAAGAGGTTAAAAGAGGGTCGACAGCTCTTGGAAAGCTCATTATTTCTGCACTCACATTGCTTCAAAATTATGcagattttttacatttttttgcacttttttcgaaaaaaagaatttttttcaaaaagtttcgaATTTGAAAGTTCTGCggatttttcgaaatatttctgCTTATGTCAATTTAGGTTGACCCAATTAGGCCCGTTTTAGTCGCATTAAACTTCATTTTTCAGATAATGTCAACTCATGATTACACGAGAAATCGTGGACGAAAATTAATTGCGCAAGTGAGCTAAAGCTCGATTTGGGCATAGCGTAAGCCTGACATGTACAATTGGGCCAGGCTTTTCAGGAccaaatcaaaatgaaaagtcatcaaaataacATACACTGAAGTTTTCTAACGCGAGCCCATCGATTCTGGCTTTCTCTCAGGAGATTTGTGGTTCCGCACGTGCCCGTGGTTTCATCGATTTTTCGTGTTTATTTCCGCACTTTCAttgcattttgatttttctctaaAGTGAAGTCAAAAAACACtgaattttttgtccttttctACTTGCATCTAAACGTATCTCTAAAAGCTGTTTTTCTGCCGGCAATAACCTCAATCTCCGCAAAGCGGGATTATaaagaaactaaatttttcataccCCTTATCAGCTCAGTGTCCCGGAATTTTTCCTCTTACACTTCTATTATGCGCGATATCACAGTTTACTTCGATAACAAATTAGGAGAAAAAGCCTTGACAAATGCAGGAGAAAAACACCATTGGCGTGGCTCTggggttttttaaataccctCCAAATCTTAATTCTCAAATATTCGCATATGCGCTTATCAAAGAATGAGGAAGTGGGTCATGGAGACATCAAAGCTGATACAACACAAAGATCAGCTTATTTGCTTTTTCTAGGCTTACAAAACAATTTCGCGCTAGTTCTCAAGCATCTGATAACCCAGATATTATTCTTGCCAGAGCGGTGATGCGATAAAgtatgtattaattattattattattgtttcgaAAAATAGACGGATTTGTTACAGGGATTGATAACAGGAtgcaacaaacaaaaacattataaaGAACCACGCAAAACAAACCTGATTAACATCGTTTCAATTGCCTTAGGTTCCGGACCACTCACTATTCACGTTACTTGTCGCTGTGAAGAATCTTTGTGATTATGTGATAGAAAATCGTCTGTATTTCACTATTATCTGGAATTGACTAgttcatttattaatttcttgatAAGCACCAAACCATTCAAATAAATAGTGCAGGTTATAAACGATCGcgacatatatttttatctcgCTTCTGGCACTTACGCAACgttactataattttttagaaaaatggtttttgatGTGGACCTATGAGAGTGCCTTCAAAACAACTGCCATTAGGCAGCTATTGTTTTTTACGTCGACCGTTAAGCATCGGGAAACGCGCGAAAACTCCTCAAACAATCAAACCTTGCTCGAACAAACACACCGTGGACATACTAATCGGTGAAAAAACTAGCTTTCTATGGGTGCGTTCGAAAACTCCTAGCCATCAACTCCACTCTCGAATCGGGAACAATTTTTCGATAACCAGTGGTGGAATTTTGGTCGAGGTTGGGTAAAATTCTTTTGCTACACACCGCGATAGGAGATCCCTaactatctaaaaaaataaaaatagttatttgtaTAACCTTTTTGcggaaaaatatattgatatACCACATTTAATCTTTGTCTGGGCTGTATCTGAAGGTAACTAGAGCGTAGGTAAATCAGTGGCGTGTCTGAGGTTTAGGCTGGTTTTTAACCTTGaattagattaaattttacttgaatgtaatttttcgtTATCTTTTTTCATGTGTTTATGTACGGTATTGGTTGTGATGAGTTTTTTAGTAGCTTGATTCCTTCAGAGCTCAGCTTATTGGACAGACATAAGACGGGAGGCAAAATTGAGGGTCAGAGAGGGTGccaaaaattgtcaaaaactaaaaatatttt
It includes:
- the br gene encoding broad-complex core protein isoforms 1/2/3/4/5 isoform X1, whose protein sequence is MVDTQHFCLRWNNYQSSITSAFENLRDDEDFVDVTLACDGKSLKAHRVVLSACSPYFRELLKSTPCKHPVIVLQDVAWTDLHALVEFIYHGEVNVHQRSLSSFLKTAEVLRVSGLTQQHGDGREQLAQVQSLIRSQQHQQPHSAPPTPPIPNHQGSYTDKLVEDALFTSPSSPPHGATSVTHQLLRRAAIQYRRERFDRRISSDPENDHKRARAEHIIGNNNNNELNLSHNPPQTQPADFSPSGMKNNALNLNINSSLHKSDVIEGNGISSTDRENSPCSPSPTHPLSRCHSDSNENNVKNEPMELMCSTNQPDENSNDSGEGTPNENGPNNLTHGPHSGGSSGGDHDDHDSPIGPYLTPAESKLFATAAGSFNFSMAALAADPAALGSKFDLFVPGLNQSLQANDTLAGTSQGPMRMPPPTSGGINEPQECPYCRRTFSCYYSLKRHFQDKHEQSDTLYVCEFCHRRYRTKNSLTTHKSLQHRGSSGMLKRLLKTTAIKSVLGVAASVSPPQRPQ
- the br gene encoding broad-complex core protein isoforms 1/2/3/4/5 isoform X2, with the translated sequence MVDTQHFCLRWNNYQSSITSAFENLRDDEDFVDVTLACDGKSLKAHRVVLSACSPYFRELLKSTPCKHPVIVLQDVAWTDLHALVEFIYHGEVNVHQRSLSSFLKTAEVLRVSGLTQQHGDGREQLAQVQSLIRSQQHQQPHSAPPTPPIPNHQGSYTDKLVEDALFTSPSSPPHGATSVTHQLLRRAAIQYRRERFDRISSDPENDHKRARAEHIIGNNNNNELNLSHNPPQTQPADFSPSGMKNNALNLNINSSLHKSDVIEGNGISSTDRENSPCSPSPTHPLSRCHSDSNENNVKNEPMELMCSTNQPDENSNDSGEGTPNENGPNNLTHGPHSGGSSGGDHDDHDSPIGPYLTPAESKLFATAAGSFNFSMAALAADPAALGSKFDLFVPGLNQSLQANDTLAGTSQGPMRMPPPTSGGINEPQECPYCRRTFSCYYSLKRHFQDKHEQSDTLYVCEFCHRRYRTKNSLTTHKSLQHRGSSGMLKRLLKTTAIKSVLGVAASVSPPQRPQ
- the br gene encoding broad-complex core protein isoforms 1/2/3/4/5 isoform X9, with the translated sequence MVDTQHFCLRWNNYQSSITSAFENLRDDEDFVDVTLACDGKSLKAHRVVLSACSPYFRELLKSTPCKHPVIVLQDVAWTDLHALVEFIYHGEVNVHQRSLSSFLKTAEVLRVSGLTQQHGDGREQLAQVQSLIRSQQHQQPHSAPPTPPIPNHQGSYTDKLVEDALFTSPSSPPHGATSVTHQLLRRAAIQYRRERFDRRISSDPENDHKRARAEHIIGNNNNNELNLSHNPPQTQPADFSPSGMKNNALNLNINSSLHKSDVIEGNGISSTDRENSPCSPSPTHPLSRCHSDSNENNVKNEPMELMCSTNQPDENSNDSGEGTPNENGPNNLTHGPHSGGSSGGDHDDHDSPIGPYLTPAESKLFATAAGSFNFSMAALAADPAALGSKFDLFVPGLNQSLQANDTLAGTSQGVSPKKVFTCQLCGKVLCSKASLKRHIADKHAERQEEYRCVICERVYCSRNSLMTHIYTYHKSRPGDIDIKFF
- the br gene encoding broad-complex core protein isoforms 1/2/3/4/5 isoform X15, which gives rise to MVDTQHFCLRWNNYQSSITSAFENLRDDEDFVDVTLACDGKSLKAHRVVLSACSPYFRELLKSTPCKHPVIVLQDVAWTDLHALVEFIYHGEVNVHQRSLSSFLKTAEVLRVSGLTQQHGDGREQLAQVQSLIRSQQHQQPHSAPPTPPIPNHQGSYTDKLVEDALFTSPSSPPHGATSVTHQLLRRAAIQYRRERFDRRISSDPENDHKRARAEHIIGNNNNNELNLSHNPPQTQPADFSPSGMKNNALNLNINSSLHKSDVIEGNGISSTDRENSPCSPSPTHPLSRCHSDSNENNVKNEPMELMCSTNQPDENSNDSGEGTPNENGPNNLTHGPHSGGSSGGDHDDHDSPIGPYLTPAESKLFATAAGSFNFSMAALAADPAALGSKFGLNQSLQANDTLAGTSQGVSPKKVFTCQLCGKVLCSKASLKRHIADKHAERQEEYRCVICERVYCSRNSLMTHIYTYHKSRPGDIDIKFF